The genomic DNA AAACCTTTCGTCCCTTTCATGAGACGAAGGGTTTTTGTATGAAAAGGGAGGTAAAAATATGAAAACAACTTTAGTAAGAGATCTTTATAAAGATTATGAAAAATTTAATGATCAAGAATTGATTATTGCAGGTTGGGTAAGAACATTAAGAGCATCTAAAGCGTTTGGATTTATTGAAGTAAATGATGGAACTTTCTTTAAAAATATTCAAGTAGTTTTTGAAGAAGGGTTAGAGAATTTTGCAGAAATATCAAAGCTTACGATTAGTTCATCTATTATTGTAACAGGAAAGATTGTACTTACACCAGATGCAAAGCAACCTTTTGAAATTAAGGCAACAAATATTTTAGTAGAAGGAAATTCAGATGGAGATTATCCTCTTCAAAAGAAAAGACATAGCCTAGAATTTTTAAGAAGCATTGCACATTTAAGATTTAGAAGCAATACCTTCTCAGCAGTATTTCGTGTACGTTCTATTGCAGCTTTTGCAATTCATAAATTTTTTCAAGAAAAAGGATTTGTATATGCCCATACGCCTATTATCACAGGAAGTGATTGTGAAGGGGCAGGAGAAATGTTTAGAATATCTACTATAGATTTTGATAATATCCCAAGAACTGAAGAAGGAAAAGTAGATTATAAAGAGGATTTCTTCGGAAAAGAAACAAATCTTACAGTAAGTGGTCAGCTAGAAGCAGAAGCTTATGCATTAGCTTTTAGAAATGTATATACATTTGGACCTACCTTTAGAGCTGAAAATTCTAATACAGCAAGACATGCGGCAGAGTTTTGGATGATAGAGCCTGAAATTGCATTTGCAGATTTAGGAGATGATATGGAGCTAGCAGAAGAAATGATCAAATATGTTATGAAATATGTAATGGAAAATGCTCCAGATGAAATGAACTTTTTCAATCAATTTATAGACAAAGGATTGATAGAAAGATTAAATCATATTATTCATTCTGATTTTGAAAGGGTAACTTATACAAAAGCTGTAGAATTATTAAAAGAATCAGGTCAAAAGTTTGAATATGATGTAGAATGGGGCTGTGATCTTCAAACAGAGCATGAGAGATATTTAACAGAGAAAATATTTAAAAAGCCTACCTTTGTAACAAATTATCCAAAAGAGATCAAAGCGTTTTATATGAGATTAAACGATGATCAAAAAACTGTAGCAGCAATGGATCTTTTAGTTCCAGGAGTAGGTGAAATTATAGGAGGAAGTCAAAGGGAAGAAAGAATAGATATACTAGAAAGTAGAATGGATGAGATGAATCTTCCTAAAGAAGATTATTGGTGGTATTTAGAGCTTAGAAAATATGGAGGAACAAAGCACGCAGGTTTTGGACTTGGATTTGAAAGACTCATTATGTATATAACAGGAATGAGTAATATACGAGATGTGATTGCTTTCCCTAGAACTGCTAATTATGCGGAATTTTAGAGAATAAGGAGTGGGCGTATGCTTGAGTCTATTAAAGAGGGTATTAAAAAAGGAATAGAAACAACTTGGATGTTAGGTAAAATTATTATCCCTGTATATCTATTTATAACGATTTTAAAATATACACCTGTACTTGAATACATTGCTCAAATTTTTAGCCCATTGATGAAACTATTTAACTTGCCTGGAGAGGCAGCTATTGTATTAGTCTTAGGAAATTGCTTGAATATATATGCCGCTATTGGTGCCATTAAGGCTATAGATCTAACGCCTATGGAAGTAACTACCTTAGCAGTCATGCTATCTTTTTGCCATTCTTTATTTATGGAAACAGCTGTTGTAAAACAATTAAAAGTCAATGTGATCAAGGTGATTTTACTTCGAGCAGGACTTGCGGTAGGAGTAGGAATGGTTATAGGACAGGTAGGTGCATGGATATGATTATGATTTTGAAAGAAGGAGTTATAGGAAGTTTAAAATCAGTTTATACCATTGCAGTAATTGTAATTCCTTTGATGGTTATTTTACAGCTGGCAAAAGATTATCACATATTAAACAAAATTGCAGAAAAGTTTATATTTATTACGAAATTGTTTTCTATTTCCAAAGAAGCGATTGTACCTCTTTTAGTAGGACTTATTTTTGGAATATCCTATGGAGCAGGAGTAATTGTTCAAAGTTCTAAGGAAGGAGATCTTACAAAAGTAGATCTTGTTCTTTTGATTACCTTTTTAGTTACTTGTCATGCTATATTTGAAGATACATTAGTATTTGTAGCCGTAGGTGCAAATGGATATTTATTATTAGGGATTAGACTATTGATGGCTATCGTGATTACTTATTTCTTATCTAAAAGATTGTCTAAAAAAATATCTGTAAAACAACAAGAATAAGGATCTTTTAAAGATCCTTATTCTTGTGTTGTTGGAGGGACAAAGGTTCTTTGGGCAAGTTCTGTATCTAACATATAAAGGGCATTGCTATTTTCACTAATTCTTTCTAACTTTTTAACAAGAGCGCCAAAGTTTGATTCTTCTTCTACTTGTTCATCAATAAACCATTTTAAGAAGCTTATGGTAGCATGTTCTCTTTCTTCAGTAGCTAGATCTGTAAGATCATATATTCTTTTTGTTACTATTCTTTCATGAGCCAATCCCTTTTTAAAAACATCTAAAATAGATGCATATTCATTTTCAGGATCCTCGAAAGAAGAAATATTTACTCGTCCTCCCATTTCGGATATATAATTAAATATTTTCATGGCATGAAATCTTTCTTCTTCTGCTTGAACGATAAAGAAGTTAGAAAACCCATCTAAATCCTCTGAAGCACAAAAACCTGCCATAGCTAAGTATACATGAGCAGAATAAAACTCATAATTCATTTGATCATTTAAAGCATTCATCAATTTTTCACTAATCATTATAAATCCTCCTCTTTGCAATAAGTTATAGATTTTAAAAATAAGTATATAAAATTATGGATTCAAAATTTTATCTATATTTATTATGGTACCACAAAAGATTATGGTTTAAACAAAAATTTCCTATTTTGAAAATATTATATATATTGAGATGAAAAAGACGTTGACAAAAAAATAGAAAAATGGCAATATGAAAGAAAATTAGAAAGAAGGTGTATCATATGGAATTTACTTTTAATCATAATAATATCAATGTATTTGATCTTCAAAAAAGTATAGATTTTTATAAAGATGCATTAGGTTTAGTAGAGACCAAAAGAAAAGAAGCACAAGATGGAAGTTTTACTTTGGTATTTTTAGGAGATAGTAAAACTCATCATAAAATTGAATTGACTTGGCTAAGAGATAGAACGACACCTTATAATCTAGGAGATAATGAGAGTCACTTGGCATTTACTACAGATGATTATAAAAAAGCTCATGATCATCATGAAAAAATGGGATGTATCTGTTTTGAAAACAAAGAAATGGGATTATATTTTATCAATGATCCAGATGGGTATTGGATCGAAATTCTTCCAGAGAAAAGATAAGACAGGCTTTGCCTGTCTTTTATCCTATCATTCTTTGTTTCTTTTCATTTGGATAGATTCCAAGCATATAATAAGAACAAGGTTTTAAGAAATATTTATCCTTTGGAATTTGCTCTTTGATAAATTCTGCAATAAACGCACTTTCTAAATCACTTTGAATCATAACCAAAGGAAGATTTCCACCATATCCTCTTTTTTGACATTCTTTAGGAGTGAGAAGTTGACATTCATCTTGGATTTTCTCTTGCTTTAAAATAAAAAGAACTTCTTTGGCAGCGCTTGTTTTAATATATTGTATATATTCTTCGTAAAAAACATCAAAAGATTTTTTATTTGTTCTTCTTAACCAACTTCCATATTTTTTTATTCTCCTATTTTGACTACATTTATCTTTTTTGGGAACGCCCAACGCATTAAGATGTTCTTCATACATTTTTTTTGTAATTTTCATTTTAATACCCCCAATGAAACATTCTTTTGCAACATAATCTTACTTAATCTTTTCTTTAAAGTTATAAAGATTCCTCTAAGAAAAGAAAAAAATTCAGAATTTTCGTTCGACTACATTTTTTGTATATGTTTCATTTTTTGTTAAGGGATCAATGAATCAATCACATTTTGTAAAATTAGATAAATAATTGAATATCTGAGCCGAGTGCATCTTCTATGTATTCTTTTGAAGTAATCACTTCTAGTTCAGGCAGCAACTCTTCTTTTTGAAAGCCCATAATTTCCATGGAAAGTTTACATCCATAAAATTTGACACCTTTTTTAATAGCACCCTTTAAAAAGGCTGTTAAAGAAGGTGCATCATCATCCTTCATCATGGAAATGAGCATTTGCTTTCCTATTCCACTAAAGTTCATTTTAGATAAAGGAAGGTCTTCTGGACCCTTTGGAGTCATAGCAGCAAACATTTTTTCAAAATTTGTTTTATCTTCCATGCTCATTTTTTCAGGATCTCTTAATAATAAAAGACCCCAAAAGGCAAAAAATAATGTGACATCTATATTCATTTCTCTTGCTGTATTGGCTAGGATCATGGCAGCTAGTGCTTTATCGTAGTCTCCGCTAAATATAAGCAAACTCATTTTTTTCAATGATTCAAGCTCCTTTCTATAAAATATAATTGTGCTTTTAGTCTAACCTATTTTGTAAAAAAAAATCCTCCCTAAAGAGAGGAATCAAAATCTTTGTATTTGTTTATATAAAAATCTCTATTTTTAGAGATTTTTTTAAGCATATTTATGAATACATCAATTTCATCATAGTCATTATAAAGACCAAAACTAATTCGAACCATTCCAGGATGTACCATAAGAGGATCATTTATTCTTTCCTCAATATCTTCTTGTGAAAGACCTAAAAGATTTTGAATATAAGGTTGAGCACAAAAACACCCATTTCTAACAGCAATACCAGATTCACAAGATAATATATAGGCTAGTAGGTTATGAGGGATATTTTCCATATTAAAAGAGATAATACTAATCCGATCTTCATAATCTTCATCTCCATAAATTTTTATATAAGGAATATTCTTTAATTGTTTTAAGGTATATCGAATTAAATTTCTTTCATATTTTTCTATATGATCCATACCAATTTGAGAAAGAGTTTGGATAGCTTTAGTCAAAGCAAGGACTCCCATAAGATTTGGAGTGCCAGATTCTTCTTTAGAAGGAGGCTCAGTCCACTTAATAAAATCATGGGTAACCATATCTACAGTACCTCCTCCAGGATATTCAGGAGGTCCGTTTTCAAAGATATTTTTTGATCCTATTAATACACCACTACCAAAAGGAGCATACATTTTGTGAGCAGAAAAAACAACATAATCAATATACTCTAAAGGATGAGATCCTTTCATAGAAAAGGGTCCATGTGGAATAAGTTGAGCACCATCTACCAATATTTGTGCTCCATACATATGAGCTAATTTTCCTATTTCATGAATAGGATTTTTATATCCAGTTACATTAGAAGCTCCTGTAACAGTGACTAGTGCTACTTGATCTTTATATTTCTCAAGTTTATTCTTTAAATCATCTAAACAAAGTTTTCCTAATGTATTTACTTGAATATAGTCTATATGATAGTGATTTCTCCAAGGAAGGTCATTAGAATGATGTTCCATATAAGTAGATAATACAACCTTTTTTTCACTACATAATCGATAAGCAATTTTATTGATGGCTTCTGTAGCATTTTTTACAAAAATGACAGTATCTTTTTTTTCATCAGCTTCTACAAAATTTCTTACAATTTCTCTACATTTTTCATAAATAGAAGAAGAAAATTGAGATTTATATCCTGTCCCTCTATGAATAGAAGAATACCATGGAGAAAAATTTATAATTTCATAAATGACGGACCATAGGGGAGGTGTTGTAGCAGCATTGTCAAAATTAATAGCTTTTACCCATCTACCATTAGATAGGGGAATAAATGTATCTACACCAACAAAAAGATTTCTAAAGGGAGACTTTAAAAATTTCTTATTCAATAGAGTTCACCCGCCTTACAGGACTTTACTAATTATTTTATGCATAGAAGGAGAAAAGAGTGAAATAAATTTTATTGAATAAATTATAAAATAAGAAGGAATTTTCAGAATAGTAAAGAATATATTTAATAAAGTTGTCTAAAGATTACAACAAATTCTGGAATGAGGGGGAAGTAATATGAAGGAATATGGAAGTGATCAAATAAGGAATGTGGCATTCGTAGGACATGGGGGGTGTGGAAAAACTGCTTTAACAGAAGCTATTTTATATACAACAAAAGTTACAAATAGATTAGGAAAAACGGAAGAAGGAAATACTATATCAGATTTTGACAAACAAGAGATCGAGAGAAAACTTTCCATCAATACCAGTGTGATTCCTATTGAGTGGGATCGATATAAATATAATATATTAGATACACCAGGTTACTTTGATTTTATAGGAGAAGTCAATAGTACTCTTCGTGTAGCAGGAGGAGCAATTATTGTAGTAGATGCAAGTTCTGGTGTGGAAGTAGGAACAGAAAAGGCATGGAAGTATGCAAACAATAAAAAAATGCCTAAATTCATATTCCTCAATAAAATGGATAAAGAAAATGTAAATTATGATAAAGTCATTAACCAATTGAGAGAAAAATTTGGAAAGGCCGTTGCACCTTTTGCAATTCCCTTGGGAACGGACCATGGATTGAGGGGATTTGTAAATGTAGTAGATCTAATTGCAAGAGAATATAATGGAAAAGAATGTGTAGATGCTCCCATTAAAGAAGAATGGATGGAAAAAATTCTACCCATTAGAGAGATGCTTATAGAATCAGTAGCAGAAAGCGATGAAATGCTAATGGAAAAATATTTTGAAGGAGAGGAATTTAGCCAAGAGGAGATTCATGAGGGCTTAAGAAAAGGTGTATTAGCAGGAGAGATTGTACCTGTGTTAGTGGGTTCTGCAGCAAATAATATAGGTGTACATACACTTTTGGAAATGATCAATCATTATATGCCTAGTCCTAAGGATATGACAGGATATGAAGGAGTAAGTCCTCATGATGGAAAAAAAGTGGTAAGAAATATAAGGGAAGAAGAACCTTTTTCTGCATTGATCTTTAAAACCATTGTAGACCCATATATAGGGAAAATTTCACTAATGAAAGTAATTTCAGGTAGTCTTACAGGAGATATGGAAGTATATAACCCTGAAAAAGAGCAATTAGAGAAAATAGGAAATCTATTTTTGATGAGAGGAAAAAGTCAAATTCCAGTACAAAAAGTAGTAGCAGGGGATATTGTAGCTGTATCAAAACTTCAGTATACACAAACAGGAGATACTTTATGTGATAAGATTGCTCCTATTCAATACTCTAAAATAGAATTTCCACAACCTACTCTCTTTATGGCTGTAGAACCGAAGGCAAAGGGAGACGAAGAAAAAATAGGGACAGGATTACATAGATTAGCAGAAGAAGATCCAA from Inediibacterium massiliense includes the following:
- the asnS gene encoding asparagine--tRNA ligase, with the protein product MKTTLVRDLYKDYEKFNDQELIIAGWVRTLRASKAFGFIEVNDGTFFKNIQVVFEEGLENFAEISKLTISSSIIVTGKIVLTPDAKQPFEIKATNILVEGNSDGDYPLQKKRHSLEFLRSIAHLRFRSNTFSAVFRVRSIAAFAIHKFFQEKGFVYAHTPIITGSDCEGAGEMFRISTIDFDNIPRTEEGKVDYKEDFFGKETNLTVSGQLEAEAYALAFRNVYTFGPTFRAENSNTARHAAEFWMIEPEIAFADLGDDMELAEEMIKYVMKYVMENAPDEMNFFNQFIDKGLIERLNHIIHSDFERVTYTKAVELLKESGQKFEYDVEWGCDLQTEHERYLTEKIFKKPTFVTNYPKEIKAFYMRLNDDQKTVAAMDLLVPGVGEIIGGSQREERIDILESRMDEMNLPKEDYWWYLELRKYGGTKHAGFGLGFERLIMYITGMSNIRDVIAFPRTANYAEF
- a CDS encoding nucleoside recognition domain-containing protein; the protein is MLESIKEGIKKGIETTWMLGKIIIPVYLFITILKYTPVLEYIAQIFSPLMKLFNLPGEAAIVLVLGNCLNIYAAIGAIKAIDLTPMEVTTLAVMLSFCHSLFMETAVVKQLKVNVIKVILLRAGLAVGVGMVIGQVGAWI
- a CDS encoding nucleoside recognition domain-containing protein, with protein sequence MIMILKEGVIGSLKSVYTIAVIVIPLMVILQLAKDYHILNKIAEKFIFITKLFSISKEAIVPLLVGLIFGISYGAGVIVQSSKEGDLTKVDLVLLITFLVTCHAIFEDTLVFVAVGANGYLLLGIRLLMAIVITYFLSKRLSKKISVKQQE
- a CDS encoding ferritin, whose protein sequence is MISEKLMNALNDQMNYEFYSAHVYLAMAGFCASEDLDGFSNFFIVQAEEERFHAMKIFNYISEMGGRVNISSFEDPENEYASILDVFKKGLAHERIVTKRIYDLTDLATEEREHATISFLKWFIDEQVEEESNFGALVKKLERISENSNALYMLDTELAQRTFVPPTTQE
- a CDS encoding VOC family protein — encoded protein: MEFTFNHNNINVFDLQKSIDFYKDALGLVETKRKEAQDGSFTLVFLGDSKTHHKIELTWLRDRTTPYNLGDNESHLAFTTDDYKKAHDHHEKMGCICFENKEMGLYFINDPDGYWIEILPEKR
- a CDS encoding DsrE/DsrF/DrsH-like family protein, with translation MSLLIFSGDYDKALAAMILANTAREMNIDVTLFFAFWGLLLLRDPEKMSMEDKTNFEKMFAAMTPKGPEDLPLSKMNFSGIGKQMLISMMKDDDAPSLTAFLKGAIKKGVKFYGCKLSMEIMGFQKEELLPELEVITSKEYIEDALGSDIQLFI
- a CDS encoding aminotransferase class V-fold PLP-dependent enzyme, with amino-acid sequence MNKKFLKSPFRNLFVGVDTFIPLSNGRWVKAINFDNAATTPPLWSVIYEIINFSPWYSSIHRGTGYKSQFSSSIYEKCREIVRNFVEADEKKDTVIFVKNATEAINKIAYRLCSEKKVVLSTYMEHHSNDLPWRNHYHIDYIQVNTLGKLCLDDLKNKLEKYKDQVALVTVTGASNVTGYKNPIHEIGKLAHMYGAQILVDGAQLIPHGPFSMKGSHPLEYIDYVVFSAHKMYAPFGSGVLIGSKNIFENGPPEYPGGGTVDMVTHDFIKWTEPPSKEESGTPNLMGVLALTKAIQTLSQIGMDHIEKYERNLIRYTLKQLKNIPYIKIYGDEDYEDRISIISFNMENIPHNLLAYILSCESGIAVRNGCFCAQPYIQNLLGLSQEDIEERINDPLMVHPGMVRISFGLYNDYDEIDVFINMLKKISKNRDFYINKYKDFDSSL
- the fusA gene encoding elongation factor G; this translates as MKEYGSDQIRNVAFVGHGGCGKTALTEAILYTTKVTNRLGKTEEGNTISDFDKQEIERKLSINTSVIPIEWDRYKYNILDTPGYFDFIGEVNSTLRVAGGAIIVVDASSGVEVGTEKAWKYANNKKMPKFIFLNKMDKENVNYDKVINQLREKFGKAVAPFAIPLGTDHGLRGFVNVVDLIAREYNGKECVDAPIKEEWMEKILPIREMLIESVAESDEMLMEKYFEGEEFSQEEIHEGLRKGVLAGEIVPVLVGSAANNIGVHTLLEMINHYMPSPKDMTGYEGVSPHDGKKVVRNIREEEPFSALIFKTIVDPYIGKISLMKVISGSLTGDMEVYNPEKEQLEKIGNLFLMRGKSQIPVQKVVAGDIVAVSKLQYTQTGDTLCDKIAPIQYSKIEFPQPTLFMAVEPKAKGDEEKIGTGLHRLAEEDPSFMVYRNTETKQTLIGGQGDMHIDVITSKLKNKFGVDVNIVDQIIPYRETIKGKADVQGKHKKQSGGHGQYGDVKIRFEPVEEEFLFEEEIFGGSVPKNYIPAVEKGLRECLDCGVLAGYPVVNLRAILYDGSYHDVDSSEMAFKIAASLAFKKGMQEANPVLLEPIMRVEIIVPDDYMGDIMGDMNKRRGRILGMEPLEDGSQKVIAEAPQAELFKYAIDLRSMTQARGSFTMEFTRYEEVPGQLTPKIIEATKARK